A region from the Flavobacteriales bacterium genome encodes:
- a CDS encoding gliding motility-associated C-terminal domain-containing protein: protein MKLRSIIGALAGALCLQAGATHILGGEMFYAHLGNDDYEVTLVMYRDCGPGNVNGTGFDASAELAVYDANGSWLFSEFPQFTAPILVPVQLNNPCLLVLPVMCVEAAEYVVVMNLPPIPGGYHITYQRCCRTPTILNLQTPDQYGIACAVHVPDANQSGYNSSPQFNLLPPIALCSNDPFAFDHGATDPDGDSLSFELVTPWNGGSQFDPMPSPPDAPPFVDVPWEFGFSAANAMNTAPPLTIDPLTGALSVLPTSLGQYVICVRVQEFRNGVLLTAIRRDFRFEVVPCQLAVVSAIQQQVSTCDGLTVDFDNQSVNGSSYWWDFGDPNAGNDTSDLATPAWTYADSGTYTVTLITQPGWPCADTATSVFEVYLPIAPAFAAPDPLCLHALPVQLDATGVFGNNAQIGWDLGPNGAVPLMTGDPVMADFTAPGNHAVELTITDHGCTESYTDTVRLYPAPTAVFTPDTSGCVPLPVQFGNQSTAWTPMQYRWEFGDGTTSAQAAPLYTYQVDGSYDVKLTVMTTSGCVDTVEAFHPNAVRGYPQPVAGFSVHPPTVNVMDPVVLITDQSQEAQTWTYWIDGEQVTDPTFLWSFSDAGEYTVVQEVGTSNTCVDRTELTVIVRDHLFYAPNAFTPDGDGVNDVFWPRVVGAGSYDLRVFDRWGSVIFSTGSTEQGWDGAGLPPEVYSYKATITDKGGKHREYFGSVTLVR, encoded by the coding sequence ATGAAGTTGCGATCGATCATAGGAGCCTTGGCAGGTGCGCTTTGCCTTCAAGCGGGCGCAACCCACATCCTCGGTGGGGAGATGTTCTATGCCCACTTGGGGAACGACGACTACGAGGTGACCTTGGTGATGTACCGTGACTGCGGGCCGGGCAACGTTAACGGCACCGGGTTCGATGCCTCTGCTGAGCTTGCAGTGTACGATGCCAATGGCAGCTGGCTGTTCAGCGAGTTCCCGCAATTCACGGCTCCCATCCTCGTGCCGGTTCAATTGAACAACCCTTGCCTGCTGGTATTACCGGTGATGTGCGTTGAAGCCGCGGAGTATGTGGTGGTCATGAACCTTCCGCCGATCCCCGGTGGCTATCATATCACCTATCAGCGCTGCTGCCGCACTCCCACGATCCTCAATCTTCAGACGCCCGACCAATACGGCATCGCCTGCGCAGTTCACGTGCCCGATGCGAACCAATCGGGCTACAACAGTTCCCCGCAGTTCAACCTGTTACCGCCCATCGCGTTGTGCAGCAACGATCCCTTCGCGTTCGACCATGGTGCCACAGACCCCGATGGTGATTCACTATCGTTCGAACTGGTGACACCTTGGAACGGCGGTTCGCAGTTCGATCCCATGCCTTCGCCGCCGGACGCGCCGCCGTTCGTGGACGTGCCATGGGAATTCGGGTTCAGCGCAGCGAACGCCATGAACACGGCTCCACCGCTCACCATCGACCCGCTGACCGGGGCATTGAGCGTGCTCCCCACCTCGCTTGGCCAGTACGTGATCTGTGTCCGTGTACAAGAGTTCCGCAACGGGGTGTTGCTCACCGCGATACGGCGCGACTTCCGTTTCGAGGTAGTGCCTTGCCAGTTGGCGGTGGTGAGCGCGATCCAGCAGCAGGTGTCCACATGCGATGGTCTCACCGTCGACTTCGACAACCAGAGCGTGAACGGAAGCAGTTACTGGTGGGATTTCGGCGACCCCAATGCGGGCAACGACACATCGGACCTCGCAACACCGGCCTGGACCTATGCCGATAGCGGCACGTACACGGTGACGCTGATCACGCAACCGGGCTGGCCTTGCGCGGACACGGCCACCTCCGTGTTCGAGGTTTACTTACCCATCGCTCCAGCGTTCGCTGCACCGGACCCGCTGTGCTTGCACGCACTGCCAGTGCAGTTGGATGCCACCGGCGTCTTCGGCAACAACGCGCAGATCGGATGGGACCTGGGTCCGAACGGGGCTGTACCTCTTATGACCGGCGACCCCGTCATGGCCGATTTCACCGCACCCGGGAACCACGCGGTTGAACTAACGATCACTGATCACGGATGCACGGAGTCCTACACGGATACCGTGCGGTTGTACCCGGCGCCAACGGCCGTTTTCACGCCGGACACCTCGGGATGCGTGCCACTGCCGGTGCAGTTCGGTAACCAGAGCACCGCTTGGACACCCATGCAATACCGGTGGGAGTTCGGCGATGGAACGACATCCGCACAAGCCGCGCCGCTTTACACCTACCAAGTGGACGGTTCGTATGATGTGAAGCTCACGGTGATGACCACCAGTGGTTGTGTGGACACCGTTGAGGCTTTCCATCCCAACGCGGTGCGCGGTTACCCGCAACCCGTTGCAGGTTTCTCCGTGCATCCTCCCACAGTGAACGTCATGGACCCGGTGGTGCTCATCACCGATCAGAGCCAGGAGGCGCAGACCTGGACCTATTGGATCGATGGTGAACAGGTCACCGATCCGACCTTCCTATGGAGCTTCAGCGATGCCGGCGAGTACACCGTCGTGCAGGAAGTGGGCACATCGAACACTTGTGTGGACCGCACGGAACTGACAGTGATCGTGCGCGACCACCTCTTCTACGCGCCCAACGCGTTCACCCCGGACGGTGATGGCGTGAACGACGTGTTCTGGCCGCGCGTGGTCGGTGCGGGCTCTTACGACCTGCGCGTGTTCGACCGCTGGGGTTCCGTCATCTTCAGCACGGGCAGCACGGAACAAGGCTGGGACGGGGCAGGGCTTCCGCCCGAGGTCTATTCGTACAAGGCCACCATCACCGACAAGGGCGGCAAGCACCGCGAGTATTTCGGCAGCGTGACGTTGGTGCGCTGA
- a CDS encoding amidohydrolase, whose translation MRRHMHAHPELSFQERSTMAWIAQELTEAGIVHRTGVAGTGVIATIHGEGGAGSRTIALRADIDALPINEQNICDYRSTNTGVMHACGHDAHTTMVLGAGRVLHALRGSWKGTVQLVFQPGEEKIPGGASLVLNESAFGARLPDGILGQHVTPELPNGKLGFRAGPFMASSDELYVTVRGKGGHAAQPERLIDPIMITARLLIQLKEEFAARYAGQKTVLAFGRVEALGATNVVPNDVSIAGTLRAFDEALRTDMHTWLPVRASAICSAMGGACDFEVRKGYPVVVNDEALTARMQRVAEALIGAENVVLMDQRMGSEDFAFYTHAMPGCFFRLGTGAPDETAPRGLHTPTFDIDERALSIGCAMMVAGALAELG comes from the coding sequence ATGCGCCGCCACATGCACGCGCACCCTGAACTGAGCTTCCAGGAGCGCAGCACGATGGCGTGGATCGCGCAGGAACTCACCGAGGCTGGCATCGTCCACCGCACGGGGGTCGCTGGAACCGGTGTCATCGCCACCATCCACGGGGAAGGCGGCGCCGGGAGCAGGACGATCGCACTTCGTGCCGACATCGACGCCCTGCCCATCAACGAACAGAACATCTGCGACTATCGCAGCACGAACACCGGTGTGATGCACGCTTGCGGCCACGATGCGCATACCACAATGGTGCTCGGCGCCGGGCGTGTGCTGCATGCCCTGCGCGGCTCATGGAAAGGCACCGTCCAACTTGTATTCCAACCCGGCGAGGAGAAGATCCCCGGTGGTGCTTCGCTGGTGTTGAACGAGAGCGCTTTCGGCGCGCGGCTTCCTGATGGCATCCTCGGTCAACATGTGACACCGGAACTGCCCAACGGCAAGCTCGGTTTCCGTGCAGGCCCGTTCATGGCCAGCAGCGACGAGTTGTACGTGACCGTGCGCGGCAAGGGCGGGCACGCGGCTCAACCCGAGCGGCTTATCGATCCCATCATGATCACCGCGCGGCTGCTCATACAGCTGAAGGAGGAGTTCGCCGCGCGTTATGCGGGCCAAAAGACCGTGCTGGCCTTCGGGCGCGTGGAAGCGCTCGGCGCTACGAACGTTGTGCCGAACGACGTGAGCATCGCCGGGACTTTGCGCGCGTTCGATGAAGCGCTGCGCACCGACATGCACACGTGGTTACCGGTACGGGCTAGTGCCATCTGCTCAGCCATGGGCGGTGCTTGCGACTTCGAGGTGCGCAAGGGTTATCCCGTGGTGGTGAACGATGAAGCGTTGACGGCGCGCATGCAACGCGTGGCCGAGGCGCTCATCGGTGCGGAGAACGTGGTGCTGATGGACCAGCGCATGGGCAGCGAAGACTTCGCCTTCTACACGCATGCGATGCCCGGGTGCTTCTTCCGCCTTGGCACCGGAGCGCCGGACGAAACGGCACCGCGCGGGCTGCACACGCCCACCTTCGACATTGACGAACGCGCGTTGTCCATAGGCTGCGCCATGATGGTGGCTGGCGCGTTGGCGGAACTCGGCTGA
- the gcvP gene encoding aminomethyl-transferring glycine dehydrogenase, translated as MSANYQQRHIGPDAQETAAMLKTIGEPSVKSLIEKTVPSGIRTKGALATGDALSEHEHLANMKALGAKNKLFRNYIGLGFHGTLVPPAIQRNVLENPGWYTAYTPYQAEISQGRLEALLNFQTMVSELTALPIANASLLDEATAGAEAMFLLHSARPKELANAHKFFVDKSLYPQNIDVLHTRAVPVGIELVHGDIKDFNADGSFFGIIVQYPAVDGSVNDLRAIVAKAKAAGVRVAVCTDLLALTLLTPPGEWGADVCVGNSQRFGVPMGYGGPHAGFFSCADEFKRVIPGRIIGMSQDRRGKRALRMALQTREQHIRRDKATSNICTAQALLAVMASMYAVYHGPDGLKSIAQRTHSATRALAEGAKALGCTLVNASFFDTITIGGIDVKKVREAMGKRSINLRYGKDSVSVSFDETVREQDANDVLAALAEALGKKASATSLNGASLAVPADLQRSSAYLTHPVFNTHRTETELMRYIKRLENRDFSLTHGMIPLGSCTMKLNAASTLMPLTWPEWANMHPFAPVEQAGGYQQVFTELSDILAKCTGFTGVSLQPNSGAQGEYAGLLVIRAYHHARGDKQRNVALIPSSAHGTNPASAAMVGMNIVVVKADEEGHVDVADLKAKAEHYKDTLSCLMVTYPSTHGVYEETIKEITGIIHANGGLVYMDGANMNAQVGLTSPGEIGADVCHLNLHKTFAIPHGGGGPGMGPICVNDKLKPFLSGHTLVKTGGENAIGAVSSAPWGSALILLISYGYSKMLGGVGLTAATENAILNANYIKARLEKHYPILYAGTNNTVAHEMILDCREFKRTAGVEVEDIAKRLMDYGFHAPTVSFPVAGTLMVEPTESESKSELDRFCEAMIGIRKEIAAIADGTADKADNVLKNAPHTNEEVCANEWKHAYSREQAAFPTHTQREWKYWTVVSRVDNAYGDRNLVCTCPPVEDYVTQEA; from the coding sequence ATGTCAGCCAACTACCAGCAGCGCCACATCGGCCCGGATGCACAGGAGACCGCCGCCATGCTCAAGACCATCGGCGAGCCCAGCGTGAAGTCCCTCATCGAGAAGACCGTTCCCAGCGGCATCCGCACCAAGGGTGCCTTGGCCACCGGCGATGCCCTGAGCGAGCACGAGCACCTGGCCAACATGAAGGCCCTCGGCGCGAAGAACAAGCTGTTCCGCAATTACATCGGCCTCGGTTTCCATGGCACGCTGGTGCCGCCGGCCATCCAGCGCAACGTGCTGGAGAACCCCGGTTGGTACACGGCCTACACACCTTACCAAGCGGAGATCAGCCAAGGCCGCCTGGAAGCGCTGCTCAACTTCCAAACGATGGTGAGCGAGCTCACCGCGCTGCCCATCGCCAACGCCAGCTTGCTGGATGAGGCCACGGCTGGAGCCGAGGCCATGTTCCTGCTGCACAGCGCGCGTCCCAAGGAGCTGGCCAATGCGCACAAGTTCTTCGTGGACAAGAGCCTCTACCCGCAGAACATCGATGTGCTGCACACGCGTGCTGTGCCCGTGGGCATTGAGCTCGTGCACGGTGACATCAAGGACTTCAATGCCGATGGCAGCTTCTTCGGCATCATCGTTCAATACCCCGCCGTCGATGGCAGCGTGAACGACCTGCGCGCCATCGTTGCCAAGGCGAAGGCAGCCGGTGTGCGCGTGGCGGTATGCACCGATCTGCTCGCCCTCACGCTCCTGACACCTCCGGGCGAGTGGGGCGCCGATGTATGCGTAGGCAACAGCCAGCGCTTCGGTGTGCCCATGGGCTATGGTGGTCCGCACGCAGGTTTCTTCTCCTGCGCCGACGAATTCAAGCGCGTCATCCCCGGCCGCATCATCGGCATGAGCCAGGACCGCCGCGGCAAACGCGCGTTGCGCATGGCACTGCAAACGCGCGAGCAGCACATCCGCCGCGACAAGGCCACCAGCAACATCTGCACGGCGCAGGCGCTGCTAGCCGTAATGGCCAGCATGTACGCGGTGTACCACGGCCCCGATGGCCTCAAGAGCATTGCGCAGCGCACGCATAGCGCCACGCGCGCATTGGCCGAAGGCGCGAAGGCGCTCGGTTGCACGTTGGTGAACGCGTCGTTCTTCGACACTATCACCATTGGCGGCATTGACGTGAAGAAGGTGCGCGAAGCCATGGGGAAGCGCAGTATCAACCTGCGCTACGGCAAGGACAGCGTGTCCGTGTCCTTCGATGAGACCGTGCGCGAGCAGGATGCGAACGATGTGCTGGCCGCGTTGGCGGAAGCGCTCGGCAAGAAGGCCAGTGCCACCAGCCTCAACGGCGCTTCACTCGCAGTGCCCGCCGACTTGCAACGGAGCAGTGCGTACCTCACCCACCCGGTGTTCAACACGCACCGCACGGAGACGGAGCTGATGCGCTACATCAAGCGCTTGGAGAACCGTGACTTCAGCCTGACGCACGGCATGATACCGCTCGGGTCTTGCACCATGAAGCTGAACGCCGCCAGCACCCTCATGCCGCTCACATGGCCGGAGTGGGCAAACATGCACCCTTTCGCTCCGGTGGAGCAAGCAGGCGGCTACCAACAGGTGTTCACCGAACTGAGCGACATCCTCGCCAAGTGCACCGGCTTCACCGGTGTGAGCCTGCAGCCCAACAGCGGCGCTCAGGGCGAATACGCGGGCCTGCTCGTGATCCGCGCTTACCATCATGCTCGCGGCGACAAGCAGCGCAACGTTGCCCTCATCCCCAGCAGCGCGCACGGCACCAACCCCGCCAGCGCGGCCATGGTGGGCATGAACATCGTGGTGGTGAAGGCGGACGAGGAGGGTCACGTGGATGTGGCCGACCTGAAGGCCAAGGCAGAGCACTACAAGGACACGCTCAGCTGCCTCATGGTCACGTACCCGAGCACGCACGGTGTGTACGAGGAGACCATCAAGGAGATCACCGGCATCATCCACGCCAACGGCGGCTTGGTGTACATGGACGGCGCGAACATGAACGCCCAGGTCGGTCTGACCAGTCCCGGTGAGATCGGCGCCGACGTTTGCCACCTCAACCTGCACAAGACGTTCGCCATACCGCACGGCGGCGGTGGCCCCGGCATGGGCCCCATCTGCGTCAACGACAAGCTGAAGCCGTTCCTCAGCGGCCACACGCTGGTGAAGACGGGTGGCGAGAACGCCATCGGTGCCGTGAGCAGCGCACCGTGGGGCAGCGCGCTCATCCTGCTCATCAGCTACGGCTATAGCAAGATGCTCGGCGGCGTTGGTCTCACCGCAGCTACGGAAAACGCCATCCTCAACGCCAACTACATCAAGGCGCGGTTGGAAAAGCACTATCCCATCCTCTACGCGGGCACCAACAACACCGTGGCCCACGAAATGATCCTCGACTGCCGCGAGTTCAAGCGTACTGCCGGGGTGGAGGTGGAGGACATCGCAAAGCGCCTGATGGACTACGGCTTCCACGCGCCCACAGTGAGCTTCCCCGTTGCGGGCACGCTGATGGTGGAGCCCACCGAGAGCGAAAGCAAGAGTGAGCTCGACCGGTTCTGCGAAGCGATGATCGGCATCCGCAAGGAGATCGCCGCCATTGCCGATGGCACCGCCGACAAGGCGGACAACGTGCTGAAGAACGCGCCGCACACCAACGAGGAAGTATGCGCCAACGAGTGGAAGCATGCTTACAGCCGCGAGCAGGCCGCTTTCCCCACGCATACCCAGCGCGAGTGGAAGTACTGGACGGTGGTGAGCCGAGTGGACAACGCATACGGCGACCGCAACCTGGTGTGCACCTGCCCGCCGGTGGAAGACTACGTGACGCAGGAGGCGTAA
- a CDS encoding sulfite exporter TauE/SafE family protein, giving the protein MSTSTILLLVLTGLLAGTLSGFVGVGGGIIMVPALVWLLGYSQHQAQGTSLAVLVLPVVFLAVWNYHKQYPIDFKAVGIIAVAFMAGSWMGSKGALALSPEAVKKVFGVLMIVAALKLIFGK; this is encoded by the coding sequence ATGTCGACCTCGACCATTCTGCTGTTGGTCCTTACGGGATTGTTGGCAGGCACGCTGAGCGGCTTCGTCGGCGTCGGCGGCGGCATCATCATGGTGCCCGCATTGGTGTGGTTGCTGGGCTATAGCCAGCACCAGGCACAAGGCACCAGCTTGGCGGTGCTCGTACTGCCGGTGGTGTTCCTGGCCGTGTGGAACTACCACAAGCAATACCCGATCGACTTCAAAGCCGTTGGCATCATCGCCGTGGCCTTCATGGCGGGCAGCTGGATGGGCAGCAAGGGTGCGTTGGCGCTTTCACCGGAAGCCGTGAAGAAGGTGTTCGGTGTGTTGATGATCGTTGCGGCGCTGAAGCTCATCTTCGGCAAGTGA
- a CDS encoding UvrD-helicase domain-containing protein: MTAGAPIGFFVLRSSAGAGKTHALVKHYLRACLCSPDPGAYRRVLALTFTNRAAGEMKERVLSYLQGLANGNTTDGRLADVRADLLQRTGLSDDELAARAKTMHHHMLHHWSQLAISTIDAFTRRITRPFARDLRLDNDLEMTTEEDYYLQAAVDRLLEAAVEDDWLRKVLTETCRQLLEDEQDWNARKPLHALAKELIKESAVGPLQALRDQRPEDAIALANDLRTWCKAHTQRMRAFGKQGLAFCADNDLGAGNLAFGDKGVLSWFRKVARFPQEDFAPLPPSRKQGLEVGKLAGSKVPKPKAARVNALAPGVLSIVQSAEAEHATNGKRFIVSAAVLGKLMPTAALQALDEHLDAAKQEDGVAFFSDLTRKVAELVREEHASFIHERIGERYLHYLIDEFQDTSRLQWTSLLPLVENALGNNGSALIVGDAKQAIYRWRNGDVRQFMALPRLHDRDGFPDGAARENALVLASKEPEPLPFNYRSTRTVVEFNNALFAHLAQGLPPQLAIAYAGQEQRVKNEQTGLVHVRITSKEEQSVNEDGVEKQFLLESVQQALGDGFAPGDIAVLVQAHSQGARIATWLSGAGHEVTSADAMRLGADKATTLLIDLLRYVTLLDPTAGMRAIQALALIHGNTQKGPLTWEVEDTEDPLAPMDRFDEAAQLTGADKGLRPLLMALARTAGLDHTNDAHVLFLLDQAHAFSVQHGDDALGFLEHWERTGSTGVVEIPPSPTAISIVTVHKSKGLEYPVVILPYTERKGGRREDLIWMNPGTVAPQRPQALVALTKELTEADVPEATEEQEEQALDKLNMLYVACTRAEERLYLLLDPASGELTQRVIAHVEAQGVADGKYISGERSKQIARTASSTAQALVGIDTSARRPPMLLRMEAPQEWDPANPDPFRSRGNALHEIVARTTTAQDLPSIVEGAVRQGLLPASEQEAALAQLSPALSSAALAPWFDGTNEVRSEVALITADGHTVRPDRLAFTPQGIRVLDLKTGAPRHGHRKQVLTYMQVLREAGETVLDGHLFYLESGQLERVGT, translated from the coding sequence ATGACGGCAGGTGCCCCGATCGGCTTCTTCGTGCTGCGCAGTAGCGCGGGCGCGGGCAAGACCCATGCGCTGGTAAAGCACTACCTGCGTGCCTGCCTGTGCAGTCCCGATCCCGGCGCCTATCGCCGGGTGCTTGCCCTCACCTTCACCAACAGGGCGGCCGGCGAGATGAAGGAGCGGGTGCTGAGCTACCTGCAGGGCCTCGCCAACGGCAACACCACCGATGGCCGCCTGGCCGATGTGCGCGCTGACCTGTTGCAACGCACCGGCCTTTCCGATGATGAATTGGCTGCGCGCGCGAAGACCATGCACCACCACATGCTCCACCACTGGTCGCAGCTGGCCATCAGCACCATCGATGCGTTCACGCGGCGCATCACGCGGCCCTTCGCCCGCGACCTGCGGTTGGACAACGATCTGGAGATGACCACCGAGGAGGACTACTACCTGCAAGCGGCCGTGGACCGCCTGCTGGAAGCAGCCGTGGAAGACGATTGGCTGCGCAAGGTGCTTACGGAGACATGCCGCCAATTGCTCGAGGACGAGCAGGATTGGAACGCGCGGAAACCGCTGCACGCACTGGCCAAGGAACTGATCAAGGAAAGTGCGGTGGGGCCATTGCAGGCCTTGCGTGATCAACGCCCTGAGGATGCGATCGCATTGGCCAACGATCTGCGCACATGGTGCAAGGCCCATACACAGCGCATGCGGGCATTCGGCAAGCAGGGCCTGGCGTTCTGCGCGGACAACGACCTGGGCGCGGGGAACCTGGCCTTCGGCGACAAGGGCGTGCTGAGCTGGTTCCGGAAAGTCGCGCGCTTTCCACAGGAGGACTTCGCACCACTGCCGCCCTCGCGCAAGCAGGGACTGGAGGTGGGAAAGCTCGCGGGCAGCAAAGTGCCCAAGCCGAAAGCCGCGCGCGTGAACGCGTTGGCGCCCGGGGTGCTGAGCATTGTGCAAAGCGCGGAAGCGGAGCATGCTACCAACGGGAAACGGTTCATCGTTTCGGCAGCCGTGCTTGGCAAGCTGATGCCCACGGCCGCGTTGCAAGCACTCGATGAGCACCTCGACGCCGCGAAACAGGAAGACGGCGTGGCTTTCTTCAGCGACCTCACACGCAAAGTGGCCGAACTGGTGCGCGAGGAACACGCGAGCTTCATCCACGAGCGCATTGGCGAACGCTACCTGCACTACCTGATCGACGAGTTCCAGGACACCAGCCGCCTGCAATGGACCAGCTTGCTGCCGCTCGTGGAGAACGCGCTCGGCAACAACGGCAGCGCGCTCATCGTGGGCGATGCCAAGCAGGCCATCTACCGGTGGCGCAACGGCGATGTGCGCCAGTTCATGGCACTGCCGCGCTTGCACGATAGGGATGGTTTCCCTGATGGCGCCGCGCGGGAGAACGCCCTGGTGCTGGCCAGCAAAGAGCCCGAACCGTTGCCCTTCAACTACCGCAGCACGCGCACCGTGGTGGAGTTCAACAACGCGCTCTTCGCGCACTTGGCGCAGGGACTACCGCCGCAACTGGCCATTGCCTATGCCGGACAGGAGCAACGCGTGAAGAACGAGCAGACCGGTCTGGTTCACGTGCGCATCACCTCGAAAGAGGAACAGAGCGTGAACGAGGACGGAGTGGAAAAACAGTTCCTATTGGAGAGCGTGCAGCAAGCGTTGGGGGACGGTTTCGCGCCGGGCGATATCGCCGTGCTCGTGCAAGCGCACAGCCAAGGTGCGCGCATCGCCACATGGCTTTCGGGCGCAGGGCATGAAGTGACCAGCGCCGATGCCATGCGACTGGGTGCGGATAAGGCCACTACCCTGCTCATCGACCTGTTGCGCTACGTTACGCTATTGGATCCGACGGCCGGTATGCGCGCCATTCAAGCGCTGGCGCTCATCCACGGCAACACGCAGAAAGGCCCCCTCACTTGGGAAGTCGAAGACACGGAAGACCCGCTGGCCCCCATGGACCGGTTCGACGAAGCGGCCCAGCTCACCGGCGCGGACAAGGGACTACGACCACTGCTCATGGCCCTGGCCCGCACCGCCGGCCTGGACCACACCAACGATGCCCATGTGCTCTTCCTGCTGGACCAAGCGCATGCCTTCAGTGTGCAGCACGGCGATGATGCGCTCGGGTTCCTGGAGCACTGGGAGCGCACGGGCAGCACGGGTGTCGTGGAAATACCGCCTTCGCCAACGGCCATCAGCATCGTAACGGTGCACAAGTCGAAGGGCTTGGAATACCCTGTGGTGATCCTGCCCTACACCGAGCGGAAGGGCGGTCGGCGCGAAGACCTCATCTGGATGAACCCGGGCACTGTGGCACCGCAGCGACCGCAAGCGCTGGTGGCGTTGACCAAGGAGCTGACCGAAGCCGATGTGCCCGAAGCAACCGAAGAACAAGAGGAGCAAGCCTTGGACAAGTTGAACATGCTCTACGTGGCATGCACACGCGCCGAGGAACGTCTCTACTTGCTGCTCGACCCGGCGAGCGGCGAACTCACGCAGCGCGTCATTGCACATGTGGAGGCACAAGGCGTGGCGGATGGCAAGTACATCAGTGGCGAGCGCTCGAAGCAGATCGCACGAACCGCATCGTCCACCGCACAAGCGTTGGTCGGCATCGACACCTCGGCACGGCGACCGCCAATGCTGCTGCGCATGGAAGCACCCCAGGAATGGGATCCCGCCAACCCCGACCCGTTCCGGTCGCGCGGCAATGCACTGCACGAGATCGTGGCGCGCACAACCACAGCGCAGGACTTGCCGAGCATTGTGGAAGGCGCAGTTCGGCAAGGCCTTCTTCCCGCAAGCGAGCAGGAAGCCGCTCTGGCGCAACTTTCACCGGCGTTGTCGAGCGCTGCGCTCGCGCCGTGGTTCGACGGAACCAACGAGGTGCGCTCAGAGGTGGCGCTCATCACTGCTGATGGACACACTGTGCGCCCCGACCGGCTGGCGTTCACACCGCAGGGCATCCGCGTGCTGGACCTGAAGACCGGTGCACCCCGGCACGGCCACCGCAAGCAGGTCCTTACTTACATGCAGGTGCTGCGCGAAGCCGGGGAAACCGTCCTCGATGGCCATTTGTTCTACCTGGAAAGCGGCCAACTGGAGCGCGTTGGCACGTAA
- a CDS encoding GNAT family N-acetyltransferase, which translates to MSLRFSHSHFRDLSTAQLHAILKLRVDVFVVEQQCAYAEVDGQDTDAWHVLGLDSQGALMAYARVLPKHGEGAAHIGRVVVHPRMRGTGEAVALMRACFKVLEDIHGSHANHIAAQEYLERFYQRLGYRTVSAPYDWDGIMHIDMVLDA; encoded by the coding sequence ATGAGCCTGCGGTTCTCCCATTCCCACTTCCGCGACTTGTCCACTGCGCAGTTGCATGCCATCCTGAAGCTGCGCGTGGATGTCTTCGTGGTGGAACAGCAATGCGCCTATGCCGAAGTGGACGGGCAGGACACCGATGCCTGGCATGTGCTCGGTCTCGACAGCCAAGGCGCGTTGATGGCCTACGCCCGCGTGCTGCCCAAGCACGGCGAAGGCGCTGCTCACATCGGCCGCGTGGTGGTGCATCCGCGGATGCGCGGCACCGGTGAGGCCGTAGCGCTCATGCGTGCGTGCTTCAAGGTGTTGGAGGATATCCACGGATCGCACGCGAACCATATCGCGGCACAGGAGTACTTGGAGCGGTTCTATCAACGCCTGGGCTACCGCACGGTAAGCGCGCCCTACGATTGGGACGGTATCATGCACATCGACATGGTGCTCGATGCCTGA